From the Teredinibacter turnerae T7901 genome, one window contains:
- a CDS encoding PepSY-associated TM helix domain-containing protein: MKLRSDILKVYQSLHTWTGIVAGLLLFIAFYAGALTMFKQPIDRWLNPPSQRMAPLAIEDYDLLVNQVLTEHPESHKGFTLKLETTENVVAPIMWSTAGRGHEIELSSPNTYATLGPDKALVVRETTPSVLAELIDMLHRTAGIPFLAGHEYIGIYILGIASVLYFLALASGVILLLPTLVKDFFALRPGKNKKRFWLDAHNIIGITSLPFHIIISLSAIVFAFHDQFYDGLRQVVYPAPETMFNLGEQPPKRDFSVYDIRPVSEILADIKERAPNVQVSELLYMNLDTPRAMVRAAVIDTDFMVTGAREGYLGIHPYTGDVLRSGMLPGQEGTWGSIVNKFFSLHFGSFGGNPIRWVYFILGIGGAVLFYTGNLLWLEKRRKKLKRNDDLPSQRRACHVMARLTVGVCLGSIAGVFAAMVSVKWFHIHLENTNVAATSIYYAVFLGAVAWALFRGAARAGVELCLLCAITALLIPATSLTGALLPVLGPWAHTSIGVVAVDLTALIGAICFFTFANIAWQRAKNGPADSVWSLGEAAPNTSLETAPLID; encoded by the coding sequence ATGAAATTACGCAGCGATATTCTCAAGGTTTACCAATCACTCCATACCTGGACAGGCATCGTTGCCGGGCTCCTGCTCTTTATCGCGTTCTACGCTGGCGCACTCACTATGTTCAAGCAACCGATCGATCGCTGGTTGAACCCACCCTCACAACGCATGGCGCCGCTGGCAATCGAAGATTACGATTTATTGGTAAATCAGGTGCTAACCGAGCATCCCGAGAGCCACAAAGGTTTCACGTTAAAACTGGAAACCACTGAAAACGTTGTTGCGCCTATTATGTGGAGCACCGCAGGCCGCGGGCACGAAATTGAGTTATCGTCGCCCAACACTTACGCCACTCTCGGGCCCGACAAAGCGTTGGTGGTGCGCGAAACAACCCCATCGGTATTGGCCGAGCTTATCGATATGTTGCACAGAACTGCGGGAATTCCGTTTCTCGCGGGGCACGAATATATTGGAATTTATATTCTCGGTATCGCATCCGTACTCTATTTTCTCGCGCTGGCGTCTGGCGTTATCCTGCTGCTTCCTACCCTGGTAAAAGACTTTTTTGCATTGCGCCCAGGAAAAAACAAAAAACGCTTCTGGCTGGATGCGCACAATATCATCGGCATTACCAGCCTGCCCTTTCACATTATTATCAGCCTCAGCGCGATTGTATTTGCCTTCCACGATCAATTTTACGACGGCCTGCGACAGGTGGTATACCCTGCGCCGGAGACTATGTTTAATCTCGGTGAACAGCCGCCAAAACGCGATTTTTCCGTATACGATATACGCCCAGTAAGCGAGATTCTTGCCGATATAAAAGAACGTGCCCCCAACGTACAAGTCTCAGAATTACTTTATATGAATCTGGACACACCGCGCGCGATGGTGCGCGCCGCCGTAATAGACACAGACTTTATGGTAACCGGCGCACGCGAAGGCTACCTTGGCATTCACCCGTATACCGGCGACGTACTACGCAGCGGCATGCTGCCTGGGCAGGAAGGTACCTGGGGCAGTATTGTTAACAAATTTTTCTCGTTGCATTTCGGAAGTTTTGGCGGCAATCCTATCCGTTGGGTCTACTTTATTCTTGGTATAGGCGGCGCTGTGCTTTTTTATACTGGGAATCTCCTCTGGCTGGAAAAACGGCGTAAAAAATTAAAACGCAATGATGACCTGCCAAGCCAAAGGCGTGCCTGCCATGTGATGGCGCGACTGACTGTGGGCGTGTGTCTCGGATCTATCGCCGGCGTATTCGCGGCAATGGTCAGCGTAAAATGGTTTCACATCCACCTGGAAAATACCAACGTCGCGGCAACCAGTATCTACTATGCAGTATTTCTCGGTGCTGTAGCCTGGGCGTTGTTTCGTGGTGCAGCCCGCGCAGGGGTCGAACTGTGCCTCTTATGTGCAATAACAGCACTACTTATTCCCGCCACCAGTCTGACTGGCGCGCTCTTGCCTGTCCTGGGACCTTGGGCGCACACCAGCATTGGCGTCGTAGCGGTAGACCTGACCGCCCTCATAGGTGCCATCTGCTTTTTCACCTTCGCTAACATTGCCTGGCAGCGCGCTAAAAATGGACCGGCAGATAGCGTGTGGTCGCTGGGCGAAGCCGCGCCAAATACATCACTGGAAACGGCGCCTTTAATCGATTGA
- a CDS encoding glycoside hydrolase family 44 protein, translating into MRIRLATLALCAALSPVTFADNVTVQIDADGGKKLISRALYGMNNSNAESLTDTDWQRFRDAGVRMLRENGGNNSTKYNWQLHLSSHPDWYNNVYAGNNNWDNRVALIQENLPGADTMWAFQLIGKVAATSAYNFNDWEFNQSQWWTGVAQNLAGGGEPNLDGGGEALVEGDPNLYLMDWSPADTVGILDHWFGVNGLGVRRGKAKYWSMDNEPGIWVGTHDDVVKEQTPVEDFLHTYFETAKKARAKFPGIKITGPVPANEWQWYAWGGFSVPQEQGFMSWMEYFIKRVSEEQRASGVRLLDVLDLHYYPGAYNAEDIVQLHRTFFDRDFVSLDANGVKMVEGGWDDSINKEYIFGRVNDWLEEYMGPDHGVTLGLTEMCVRNVNPMTTAIWYASMLGTFADNGVEIFTPWCWNTGMWETLHLFSRYNKPYRVASSSSLEEFVSAYSSINEAEDAMTVLLVNRSTSETHTATVAIDDFPLDGPYRTLRLHNLPGEETFVSHRDNALEKGTVRASDNTVTLELPPLSVTAILLKARP; encoded by the coding sequence ATGAGAATACGTTTAGCGACGCTCGCGCTCTGCGCAGCGCTGAGCCCAGTCACCTTTGCAGATAATGTAACCGTACAAATCGACGCCGACGGCGGTAAAAAACTCATCAGCCGAGCCCTTTACGGCATGAATAACTCCAACGCAGAAAGCCTTACCGATACTGACTGGCAGCGTTTTCGCGATGCAGGTGTGCGCATGCTGCGGGAAAATGGCGGCAACAACAGCACCAAATATAACTGGCAACTGCACCTGAGCAGTCATCCGGATTGGTACAACAATGTCTACGCCGGCAACAACAACTGGGACAACCGGGTAGCCCTGATTCAGGAAAACCTGCCCGGCGCCGACACCATGTGGGCATTCCAGCTCATCGGTAAGGTCGCGGCGACTTCTGCCTACAACTTTAACGATTGGGAATTCAACCAGTCGCAATGGTGGACCGGCGTCGCTCAGAATCTCGCTGGCGGCGGTGAACCCAATCTGGACGGCGGCGGCGAAGCGCTGGTTGAAGGAGACCCCAATCTCTACCTCATGGATTGGTCGCCAGCCGACACTGTGGGTATTCTCGACCACTGGTTTGGCGTAAACGGGCTGGGCGTGCGGCGTGGCAAAGCCAAATACTGGAGTATGGATAACGAGCCCGGCATCTGGGTTGGCACCCACGACGATGTAGTGAAAGAACAAACGCCGGTAGAAGATTTCCTGCACACCTATTTCGAAACCGCCAAAAAAGCCCGCGCCAAATTTCCCGGTATTAAAATCACCGGTCCGGTGCCCGCTAATGAGTGGCAGTGGTATGCCTGGGGCGGTTTCTCGGTACCCCAGGAACAAGGGTTTATGAGCTGGATGGAGTATTTCATCAAGCGGGTGTCTGAAGAGCAACGCGCAAGTGGTGTTCGCCTCCTCGATGTACTCGATCTGCACTACTACCCCGGCGCTTACAATGCGGAAGATATCGTGCAATTACATCGCACGTTCTTCGACCGCGACTTTGTTTCACTGGATGCCAACGGGGTGAAAATGGTAGAAGGTGGCTGGGATGACAGCATCAACAAGGAATATATTTTCGGGCGAGTGAACGATTGGCTCGAGGAATATATGGGGCCAGACCATGGTGTAACCCTGGGCTTAACCGAAATGTGCGTGCGCAATGTGAATCCGATGACTACCGCCATCTGGTATGCCTCCATGCTCGGCACCTTCGCGGATAACGGCGTCGAAATATTCACCCCATGGTGCTGGAACACCGGAATGTGGGAAACACTCCACCTCTTCAGCCGCTACAACAAACCTTATCGGGTCGCCTCCAGCTCCAGTCTTGAAGAGTTTGTCAGCGCCTACAGCTCCATTAACGAAGCAGAAGACGCCATGACGGTACTTCTGGTGAATCGTTCCACTAGCGAGACCCACACCGCCACTGTCGCTATCGACGATTTCCCACTGGATGGCCCCTACCGCACCCTGCGCTTACACAACCTGCCGGGGGAGGAAACCTTCGTATCTCACCGAGACAACGCCCTGGAAAAAGGTACAGTGCGCGCCAGCGACAATACGGTAACACTGGAGTTGCCCCCTCTGTCCGTTACTGCAATATTGCTCAAGGCCCGGCCCTAA
- a CDS encoding lipid A deacylase LpxR family protein has protein sequence MNKALASLLFFALPAYAETNIRFFNVIYENDIFFQEDGGYTNGFALNYARGFDAPFSEKNAPAFLLPLVERAGFNRASDRMRGISYQFGQIMSTPEDITTPELIADQQPYAGLLMGRINFYGLTEQSSRRLGFIAGVVGPASGAEQSQKLVHHLTGSEQPQGWDNQLKTEPVFRLESSRTRRLWTTQFGRTLGGDVSAIAEGGIGNLSSDLGFGMRLRFGARLNESFPIAMDLPGREINPTAGMHNTHWHFFINLEGRYVFNDILIEGNSYQDSHGVELTHEQARLGFGASINLGNWAFTYEGAFTSKEYATQPGTGKFGSISFTYRLR, from the coding sequence ATGAACAAAGCACTCGCCAGCCTGTTGTTTTTTGCCCTGCCAGCCTACGCCGAAACCAATATCCGTTTTTTTAACGTCATTTACGAAAATGATATTTTTTTTCAGGAAGACGGTGGCTACACCAACGGATTTGCGCTGAATTACGCCCGCGGATTCGATGCGCCTTTCAGCGAAAAAAATGCCCCTGCGTTTTTACTACCGCTCGTGGAGCGCGCAGGTTTCAACCGCGCCAGCGACCGTATGCGCGGCATCAGCTATCAGTTTGGCCAGATCATGAGTACCCCGGAAGACATCACCACACCGGAGCTGATTGCGGACCAACAGCCTTACGCCGGCCTGTTGATGGGGCGCATCAATTTTTACGGACTCACCGAGCAGAGCAGTCGTCGGTTGGGTTTTATTGCCGGTGTCGTGGGCCCCGCCAGTGGCGCGGAACAATCGCAAAAACTGGTGCACCATCTGACCGGTTCCGAACAACCGCAGGGCTGGGACAACCAGCTCAAAACTGAACCCGTGTTTCGCCTGGAGTCATCTCGTACCCGACGTCTATGGACCACTCAGTTTGGCCGTACTCTGGGCGGCGACGTTTCAGCCATTGCAGAGGGTGGTATCGGCAACCTTTCCAGTGATCTTGGCTTTGGTATGCGCCTGCGTTTCGGCGCGCGTTTGAACGAGAGTTTCCCTATCGCTATGGATCTACCTGGGCGCGAAATCAATCCAACCGCAGGAATGCACAACACCCACTGGCATTTTTTTATTAACCTGGAGGGACGCTACGTGTTTAACGATATTCTGATTGAAGGTAACAGCTACCAGGACAGTCACGGCGTTGAACTCACCCACGAACAGGCACGCCTGGGGTTCGGGGCGTCGATTAATCTGGGTAACTGGGCATTTACCTACGAAGGCGCATTTACCAGCAAGGAATACGCGACTCAACCCGGTACCGGAAAATTCGGTTCCATCAGCTTCACTTATCGCCTGCGCTAA
- a CDS encoding TonB-dependent receptor domain-containing protein gives MFNRKLLLATAIASAAASLPTFAQDNDEASSRLETMIVTASLTAKTTQTAPAFTSVITGDDILATPITALPEILGQTAGVNDYSDASGRDSLRLRGLDGQYTLILVNGKRVSSSSALWRGGDFDLSSVPLSSIQQVEIVRGPMSSLYGADAMGGVINIITKAPEDEWSGQVNGEYRSVLTGEGGTQARLGAAAQGRLNEQLALSVALDTLSRDAWYIDGEEEGVNSPKLEEKEATNVAATLTWNLADNQKLDFDLGVNQDNRPYDTFYAAGDSKDYREQEISRNTLGVSYLGEWGWGNTSLQLQREDAAIDDFNSRYDEPQNRELTEENLSLKGYTNFAAGKYNALTVGFDYRQQTVGDDVSYAQTGEVSITDKALFLQDEISLGERVTLTLGGRMDDNEFFGSHFTPRAYVVVELTDSIAVKGGYAEAFKAPGAYQLSSEYSIVSCGGSCFLSGDEDLEPETSANIEAGISIAKSNWDLSLVYFQNDVDDMISALYDADTNSRYWSNVDKVKTKGFEVEGTFAITDALSLSGNLTKLDTENVGTGDKLENRPEIQANVSLNWKILDKLSSSLSANHIGEQEIYVWPDYQTLPAYTRYDLGLSSPLSSSFTLRAGIKNLTDVQTQEEDANFNTFELGRNVYLSATYSF, from the coding sequence ATGTTTAACAGGAAATTATTATTGGCCACGGCCATCGCGAGTGCCGCTGCAAGTCTGCCGACATTCGCACAGGACAACGACGAAGCGTCGTCACGACTGGAAACCATGATCGTAACCGCGTCGCTCACGGCCAAGACCACACAGACCGCGCCTGCGTTTACCAGCGTTATTACCGGCGACGATATACTCGCGACCCCCATCACTGCGCTCCCCGAAATACTGGGGCAAACCGCCGGTGTTAACGATTACTCCGACGCCAGCGGCCGCGACAGCCTGCGTTTGCGCGGCCTCGATGGCCAGTACACACTCATTCTGGTTAACGGCAAGCGGGTATCTTCTTCCAGCGCGCTCTGGCGCGGAGGGGATTTCGACCTGAGCTCAGTGCCTTTATCCAGCATTCAACAGGTTGAAATTGTACGCGGCCCCATGTCCTCCCTCTACGGCGCCGATGCCATGGGTGGTGTCATTAACATTATCACTAAAGCACCAGAGGACGAGTGGAGCGGGCAGGTGAACGGCGAGTATCGCTCAGTGTTAACTGGCGAGGGCGGTACGCAAGCGCGCCTAGGTGCGGCAGCGCAAGGTCGCCTGAATGAGCAACTGGCACTGTCGGTTGCGCTGGACACCTTAAGTCGCGATGCCTGGTATATCGACGGCGAGGAAGAAGGCGTAAATTCGCCCAAACTCGAAGAAAAAGAAGCCACCAACGTGGCAGCAACACTGACCTGGAACCTGGCAGACAATCAGAAACTCGATTTTGACCTAGGCGTAAACCAGGACAACCGCCCTTACGATACCTTCTATGCCGCAGGCGACAGCAAAGATTACCGCGAGCAGGAAATCAGCCGTAACACCCTGGGCGTAAGTTACCTCGGTGAATGGGGCTGGGGTAACACCAGCCTGCAATTACAGCGCGAAGACGCGGCCATCGACGACTTTAATTCCCGCTACGACGAACCCCAGAACCGCGAACTGACAGAAGAAAATCTGTCTCTCAAAGGCTACACCAACTTTGCTGCAGGAAAATATAACGCGTTAACCGTTGGTTTTGACTATCGCCAGCAAACCGTTGGCGACGATGTCAGCTACGCGCAAACCGGTGAAGTGTCGATCACTGACAAAGCACTCTTCCTGCAAGACGAAATCAGCCTCGGCGAACGCGTCACCTTAACCCTGGGTGGGCGTATGGACGACAACGAATTTTTCGGCAGTCACTTTACCCCTCGCGCGTATGTGGTAGTCGAACTGACCGACAGCATCGCGGTAAAAGGTGGCTACGCAGAGGCATTTAAGGCACCCGGCGCTTACCAACTGAGTAGCGAATACAGCATCGTCAGTTGCGGCGGCAGTTGCTTCCTGAGCGGCGACGAAGATCTCGAACCGGAAACCAGCGCCAACATCGAGGCCGGAATTTCCATCGCTAAGAGCAACTGGGACCTCAGCCTGGTGTACTTCCAGAACGATGTGGACGATATGATTTCCGCCTTGTACGACGCAGACACGAACAGCCGCTACTGGTCCAACGTCGACAAAGTAAAAACCAAAGGTTTCGAAGTTGAGGGCACCTTCGCTATCACCGATGCGCTTTCGCTAAGCGGTAACCTGACCAAATTGGACACCGAAAATGTCGGCACCGGCGATAAACTGGAAAACCGCCCTGAAATTCAGGCCAACGTGAGCCTGAACTGGAAAATTCTGGATAAGCTTTCCAGCAGTCTTTCGGCCAACCATATTGGCGAGCAGGAAATTTACGTATGGCCGGACTACCAGACACTGCCAGCCTATACCCGTTACGACCTGGGATTGAGCAGCCCACTATCCTCGTCATTCACCCTGCGCGCAGGCATAAAAAACCTGACTGACGTACAAACCCAGGAGGAAGACGCCAATTTCAATACCTTTGAACTTGGACGCAACGTGTATTTGAGTGCGACTTATAGCTTCTAG